The Arachis duranensis cultivar V14167 chromosome 2, aradu.V14167.gnm2.J7QH, whole genome shotgun sequence genome has a window encoding:
- the LOC107475004 gene encoding probable glutathione S-transferase, which produces MAEDCGEVQFFGVGGSPYARRVQIALKLKGVKYTYFEEDLRNKSELLLKYNPIYKKVPVLVHNGKPLAESLVILEYIDETWNKNHAILPQHPYDKAMARFWAKFIDEKCIPTVVKAAWTIQNEEREKAIQEATEALQFIENELKRYNHKFFGGDTIGLVDIAASFIAYWLPLLEEAADLTLLTVDKFPNLHKWSQEFTNHPVVKDNLPPRNGLLGFYKARYAALK; this is translated from the exons ATGGCTGAAGACTGTGGAGAAGTTCAGTTCTTTGGTGTTGGGGGAAGCCCATATGCAAGAAGGGTGCAAATAGCATTGAAACTGAAGGGAGTAAAATACACTTACTTTGAAGAAGATCTTAGAAACAAAAGTGAACTACTTCTCAAATACAACCCTATTTACAAGAAGGTGCCTGTGCTTGTCCACAATGGAAAACCCTTAGCAGAGTCCCTTGTGATTCTTGAATACATTGATGAGACTTGGAACAAAAACCATGCCATTTTGCCTCAACATCCTTATGACAAAGCCATGGCTCGATTTTGGGCCAAGTTCATTGATGAAAAG TGCATTCCTACAGTAGTGAAGGCTGCATGGACTATTCAAAATGAAGAACGTGAGAAGGCCATTCAAGAAGCAACTGAAGCCCTTCAATTTATTGAGAATGAGCTGAAGCGTTATAATCACAAGTTCTTTGGTGGAGACACAATTGGTCTTGTGGACATTGCTGCTAGCTTCATAGCTTATTGGCTCCCTCTTCTTGAAGAAGCTGCGGACTTGACTTTGTTGACCGTTGACAAATTCCCTAATCTACATAAGTGGAGTCAAGAATTCACTAACCACCCTGTTGTGAAGGACAACTTACCTCCAAGAAATGGGCTTTTGGGCTTTTACAAAGCCCGGTATGCTGCGTTGAAGTAG